The Heyndrickxia vini genome contains a region encoding:
- the lon gene encoding endopeptidase La, with product MTKKIENTVPLLPLRGLLVYPTMVLHLDVGREHSVQALEQAMMNDHLIFLTTQKDESINEPNEDDLFRMGTLTRVKQMLKLPNGTIRVLVEGLHRAEIENFYDKESYYAVSLKSYEGNEQTDVETEALMRTMLEYFEQYIKLSKKISAENYETVADIEEPGRMADIIASHLPLKLTHKQEVLETVDIKQRLNKVIEIIHNEKEVLNLEKKIGQRVKKSMERTQKEYYLREQMRAIQKELGDKEGKTGEVADFSEKIENAGMPEHVKNTALKELDRYEKVPTTSAESSVIRNYLDWLISLPWTKATDDDLDIIKAEKILNRDHYGLEKVKERVLEYLAVQKLTQVLRGPILCLAGPPGVGKTSLARSIAESLGRKFVRISLGGVRDESEIRGHRRTYVGAMPGRIIQGMKKAGTVNPVFLLDEIDKMSNDFRGDPSAAMLEVLDPEQNHNFSDHYIEETYDLSKVMFITTANDLSSIPGPLRDRMEIISIPGYTELEKIHIAKDHLLQKEMQEHGLSKGQLQVRDDAFQSIVRYYTREAGVRSLEREIASICRKTAKMIVSSERKRLIVTEKNLEEFLGKKRFRYGLAEVEDQIGVATGLAYTTVGGDTLQIEVSLSPGKGKLVLTGKLGDVMKESAQTAFSFVRSKATELKLEENFHEKYDIHIHVPEGAVPKDGPSAGITIATALTSALTGIPIRKEVGMTGEITLRGRVLPIGGLKEKTLSAHRAGLTTIILPKDNEKDIDDIPESVRNDLKLIPVSHMDEVLKVALSR from the coding sequence TTGACAAAGAAAATAGAGAACACCGTTCCTCTGTTACCACTCAGAGGATTGCTTGTGTACCCTACGATGGTCCTGCATCTTGATGTAGGACGCGAACATTCTGTTCAAGCATTGGAACAAGCAATGATGAACGATCATCTCATCTTTTTAACAACACAAAAGGATGAAAGTATAAATGAACCAAACGAAGATGACCTTTTCCGTATGGGAACTCTTACACGGGTAAAACAAATGCTTAAATTGCCAAACGGAACGATCCGAGTATTAGTTGAAGGGTTACATCGGGCAGAAATAGAAAACTTTTATGATAAAGAATCTTATTATGCAGTTTCTTTAAAGTCGTATGAAGGTAATGAACAAACTGACGTTGAGACCGAAGCATTAATGAGAACGATGCTTGAATACTTCGAACAATACATAAAGCTTTCTAAGAAAATTTCTGCGGAAAACTATGAAACGGTGGCAGATATTGAAGAACCGGGAAGAATGGCTGACATAATCGCTTCACATTTACCATTGAAATTAACACATAAACAAGAAGTTCTAGAAACAGTTGACATTAAGCAACGTTTAAATAAAGTCATTGAAATCATTCATAATGAAAAAGAAGTGCTTAATTTAGAAAAGAAAATCGGTCAACGTGTTAAAAAATCAATGGAACGAACACAAAAAGAATACTATTTACGTGAACAAATGAGGGCGATTCAGAAGGAGCTTGGAGATAAAGAAGGTAAAACTGGTGAAGTAGCTGATTTCTCTGAGAAAATAGAAAACGCTGGAATGCCAGAACATGTAAAGAATACCGCTTTAAAAGAATTAGATCGTTATGAAAAAGTCCCAACCACCTCTGCGGAAAGTTCGGTCATTCGCAACTATTTGGATTGGCTCATCTCCCTTCCATGGACAAAAGCAACAGATGATGATTTAGATATTATAAAAGCCGAAAAAATATTAAATCGAGACCATTATGGACTGGAAAAGGTGAAGGAACGTGTACTTGAATATTTAGCAGTGCAAAAATTGACCCAAGTTCTAAGGGGACCAATTCTTTGTCTTGCCGGACCTCCCGGAGTCGGAAAAACAAGTTTAGCTCGATCGATTGCTGAATCGTTAGGGAGAAAGTTTGTAAGAATTTCACTAGGTGGCGTTCGGGATGAATCCGAAATACGTGGACATCGAAGGACATATGTCGGTGCAATGCCAGGCAGAATTATTCAAGGGATGAAAAAAGCGGGGACTGTTAACCCTGTATTTTTACTCGATGAAATAGACAAAATGTCTAACGATTTTCGAGGAGATCCTTCTGCAGCCATGCTTGAAGTGTTGGATCCAGAACAAAACCATAATTTTAGTGATCATTATATTGAAGAAACCTATGATCTTTCCAAAGTCATGTTTATTACAACCGCCAACGATCTTTCATCCATTCCGGGACCTTTACGGGATCGAATGGAGATTATTTCTATACCTGGCTATACCGAACTTGAAAAAATTCATATAGCAAAGGATCATTTACTGCAAAAAGAAATGCAAGAGCATGGCTTGTCAAAAGGACAATTACAAGTAAGGGATGATGCATTCCAATCCATCGTCCGGTATTATACACGTGAAGCGGGAGTAAGAAGTTTAGAACGAGAAATTGCATCGATTTGCAGAAAAACGGCAAAAATGATTGTTTCCTCTGAAAGAAAACGTCTTATCGTTACCGAAAAAAATCTCGAAGAATTTCTAGGTAAGAAACGATTCCGTTACGGCCTAGCAGAAGTGGAAGATCAAATCGGTGTTGCTACTGGATTAGCCTATACAACCGTTGGTGGCGATACATTACAAATTGAAGTTTCCCTTTCTCCAGGTAAAGGCAAGCTCGTCTTAACGGGTAAATTAGGAGACGTGATGAAGGAGTCCGCTCAAACTGCATTTAGTTTTGTGCGATCTAAAGCTACAGAATTAAAATTGGAAGAAAATTTTCACGAAAAATATGATATACACATCCACGTTCCGGAAGGGGCCGTACCGAAGGATGGGCCATCAGCAGGTATTACGATTGCCACTGCCTTAACTTCAGCCTTAACCGGCATCCCTATTCGTAAAGAAGTTGGTATGACAGGAGAAATAACACTACGGGGCAGGGTCCTGCCAATCGGCGGTTTAAAAGAAAAAACATTAAGTGCCCATAGAGCCGGGCTAACAACAATTATTTTACCTAAAGACAATGAAAAGGATATTGATGACATTCCTGAAAGTGTAAGAAATGATTTGAAGTTAATACCTGTTTCACATATGGACGAAGTCTTAAAGGTAGCATTAAGCAGGTGA
- the yihA gene encoding ribosome biogenesis GTP-binding protein YihA/YsxC, with the protein MKVNNAELVISAVRQEQYPDERLPEFALAGRSNVGKSSFINKMINRKALARTSSKPGKTQTLNFYKIEESLFFVDVPGYGFAKVSKTEREAWGKMIETYITTREQLCAVIQIVDLRHPPTKDDVLMYDFLKHYQIPCVIIATKADKIPKGKWQKHLKITKETLNFDPQDDIVVFSSETGEGKDKVWGILKKWM; encoded by the coding sequence ATGAAAGTAAATAATGCAGAACTAGTGATAAGTGCAGTTAGGCAAGAACAATACCCTGATGAACGATTACCGGAATTTGCTTTAGCAGGTCGTTCGAATGTAGGGAAGTCTTCTTTTATTAATAAAATGATTAATCGAAAAGCGTTAGCAAGGACCTCTTCCAAACCGGGAAAAACACAAACACTTAATTTTTACAAAATTGAAGAGTCACTATTCTTTGTCGATGTTCCGGGATATGGATTTGCAAAAGTGTCGAAAACTGAGCGCGAAGCATGGGGGAAAATGATTGAAACGTATATTACAACTAGGGAACAGCTTTGCGCTGTCATCCAAATTGTTGATTTACGTCATCCTCCTACGAAAGATGATGTATTGATGTATGATTTTTTAAAGCATTATCAAATTCCTTGTGTAATTATCGCAACGAAAGCAGATAAAATTCCTAAAGGAAAATGGCAAAAACATTTGAAAATTACAAAAGAAACACTAAATTTTGATCCTCAAGACGATATTGTTGTATTCTCATCAGAAACTGGTGAAGGAAAAGACAAAGTATGGGGAATATTAAAAAAGTGGATGTAA
- a CDS encoding LiaI-LiaF-like domain-containing protein produces MKNQKIFPGIILLGFGLYFFLTQNNHVTMFKEYLTWPTLLIIVGIAFLGQGYGGKNAESILPGVILVGFGLHFHISGKLSIWPDHIGVFILIISLGFLLRYQKTGNGLFHGILFLFISIILLFYDEVLKWMGLLENRAASIINFWPFLLIALGLYLLFFKRK; encoded by the coding sequence ATGAAAAATCAAAAAATATTCCCGGGAATTATTTTACTTGGTTTTGGTTTGTATTTTTTTCTGACACAGAATAATCATGTCACAATGTTTAAAGAATACTTAACATGGCCAACATTATTAATTATTGTGGGAATCGCCTTTTTGGGGCAGGGTTACGGCGGAAAGAATGCTGAATCCATTTTACCTGGTGTAATTCTCGTTGGATTTGGTCTCCATTTTCATATTTCAGGGAAACTTTCCATATGGCCAGATCATATAGGAGTTTTTATTTTAATTATTTCATTAGGTTTTCTATTACGTTATCAAAAAACTGGAAATGGCTTGTTCCACGGAATTCTCTTTCTATTCATTTCTATTATTCTTCTATTCTATGATGAAGTATTAAAATGGATGGGTTTATTGGAAAATCGAGCTGCTTCGATTATAAATTTTTGGCCCTTTCTATTGATTGCACTTGGATTGTATTTATTGTTTTTCAAACGTAAATAG
- the hemA gene encoding glutamyl-tRNA reductase: MYIIAVGLNYKTAPVEIRERLSFNEADLSDAMAALKNKKSILENVIVSTCNRTEVYAVVDQLHTGRYYIKDFLSEWFQIDKDEFTSYLSIFEQDGAIEHLFKVVCGLNSMVLGETQILGQVKHSFFIGQEVGSTGTIFNQLFKQAITTAKKAHSETEIGSNAVSVSYAAVELAKKVLGNLKNKHVLVVGAGKMGKLAIENLYGSGATKVSVINRTFKKAQDLAKEFNGQAKTLQELQCAIVEADILISSTGAKGYVITKEMMIDIEAMRKKRPLFMVDIAVPRDLDPKIAELESVFLYDIDDLEGIVEANLAERKKAAEKIMINIEMEMVHFNEWLNMLGVIPVITALREKALSIQEETMKSIERKMPSLSERERKILSKHTKSIVNQLLKDPISQVKEIAAQPNAAEQIDLFKKIFNVETEIEQQVKINKKTPSVQLNVQPI, encoded by the coding sequence ATGTACATCATAGCTGTTGGTTTAAATTATAAAACAGCCCCTGTAGAGATACGTGAAAGGCTGTCTTTTAATGAAGCGGATTTATCCGATGCAATGGCAGCGTTAAAAAATAAAAAAAGCATTTTAGAAAATGTGATTGTTTCTACATGTAATCGCACAGAGGTATATGCAGTTGTTGATCAATTGCATACAGGACGGTATTATATTAAAGATTTTTTATCTGAATGGTTTCAAATCGATAAAGATGAGTTTACATCTTATTTGTCAATTTTTGAGCAAGATGGAGCGATTGAACATTTATTTAAAGTTGTTTGTGGATTGAATTCAATGGTTCTCGGAGAAACTCAAATTTTAGGACAAGTGAAACATAGTTTCTTTATTGGTCAAGAAGTTGGTTCAACCGGCACGATCTTCAATCAGCTCTTTAAACAAGCAATTACAACTGCAAAAAAGGCTCACTCCGAAACAGAAATCGGATCGAACGCGGTTTCAGTCAGTTATGCTGCTGTAGAACTGGCAAAGAAAGTGTTAGGGAACTTGAAAAATAAACATGTCCTCGTTGTGGGCGCCGGAAAAATGGGGAAACTAGCGATTGAAAACTTATATGGAAGTGGAGCAACGAAAGTTTCTGTTATAAATCGTACGTTCAAAAAAGCACAAGATTTGGCAAAAGAATTTAACGGCCAAGCAAAGACATTACAAGAACTTCAATGTGCAATCGTTGAAGCGGATATATTAATAAGTTCTACAGGTGCAAAAGGCTACGTTATTACAAAAGAAATGATGATTGATATTGAGGCGATGAGAAAGAAACGACCATTATTTATGGTTGATATTGCGGTTCCACGAGACCTAGATCCTAAAATCGCAGAGCTTGAAAGCGTCTTTTTATATGATATTGATGACTTAGAAGGCATAGTTGAAGCCAATTTGGCAGAACGTAAAAAAGCTGCTGAAAAAATTATGATAAATATTGAAATGGAAATGGTTCATTTTAATGAATGGCTAAATATGTTAGGTGTCATTCCTGTCATTACAGCTTTACGTGAAAAAGCGTTATCGATACAAGAAGAAACAATGAAAAGCATCGAACGAAAAATGCCTAGTCTTTCAGAGCGGGAACGGAAAATTTTAAGTAAACATACAAAAAGTATCGTCAATCAATTATTGAAGGATCCAATTTCACAAGTGAAAGAAATTGCGGCACAGCCGAATGCGGCTGAACAAATTGACTTATTTAAGAAAATTTTTAATGTGGAAACTGAAATAGAGCAGCAAGTAAAGATAAACAAAAAAACTCCTTCTGTTCAATTGAATGTTCAGCCTATATAA
- a CDS encoding cytochrome c biogenesis protein, with protein sequence MFDIVMSRLHEVMIVLYAISILLYFIDFLHQNKKANQFAFWLLAIVWVLQTIFLFMYVFQTGRFPVLTLFEGLYFYAWVLITLSLAINKILRVDFTVFFTNIIGFIFMAIHTFAPVQMSNVAMSERLISELLFIHITMAILSYAAFSLSFVFSLMYLLQYTLLKKKRWGHRLWRLNDLSKLEKISYVLNAIGVPMLLLSLILGLQWALIKLSTFHWYDSKIISSFILLIVYSLILYLRNKKSMFGKSLALWNIGAFLVVLINFFLFSRLSAFHFWYS encoded by the coding sequence ATGTTCGATATTGTCATGTCTAGGCTGCATGAGGTAATGATTGTTTTATACGCAATAAGTATTTTATTATATTTTATCGATTTCTTACATCAAAATAAGAAAGCAAATCAATTCGCTTTTTGGTTACTTGCAATTGTTTGGGTTCTTCAAACAATTTTTTTGTTTATGTATGTATTTCAAACAGGAAGATTTCCAGTACTCACATTATTTGAAGGTCTTTATTTTTATGCATGGGTATTAATTACACTTTCACTTGCCATAAATAAAATTTTAAGAGTTGATTTCACCGTTTTTTTTACCAATATCATCGGCTTTATTTTTATGGCAATTCATACATTTGCTCCAGTTCAAATGTCGAATGTGGCAATGTCGGAAAGATTAATTTCTGAGTTGTTATTTATACATATTACGATGGCAATCCTATCCTACGCAGCCTTTTCACTATCATTCGTCTTTTCATTAATGTATTTACTGCAATATACATTACTTAAGAAAAAAAGGTGGGGCCATCGTCTTTGGAGGTTGAATGATTTATCTAAACTTGAAAAGATATCTTATGTATTAAATGCCATTGGTGTACCCATGCTGTTGCTAAGTTTAATCTTAGGATTGCAATGGGCATTAATTAAATTATCAACATTCCATTGGTATGATTCGAAAATAATCAGTTCATTTATCCTTTTAATTGTTTATAGTCTAATTCTCTACCTTCGAAACAAGAAAAGTATGTTCGGAAAATCATTAGCCTTATGGAATATTGGAGCATTTCTAGTTGTTTTAATTAATTTCTTTTTATTTAGTCGTCTATCGGCGTTTCATTTTTGGTATTCGTAG
- the hemC gene encoding hydroxymethylbilane synthase produces MRKIIIGSRRSKLALTQTNWVADQLKKLGVPFEFEVKEIVTKGDKILDVTLSKVGGKGLFVKEIEQALLNKEIDMAVHSMKDMPAILPQGLTIGCIPPREDYRDVIISKGHMTLRDLPKGAKVGTSSLRRSAQILAECPDLDIKWIRGNIDTRLQKLESEDYDAIVLAAAGLSRMGWSSDVVTEYLEPQICLPAVGQGALAIECREDDKELLEQLAKLTCEETKETVTAERAFLHKMEGGCQVPIAGFAKLTDDKQISLTALVADPNGKQIFKETVIGKDPMIVGEQAADLLTQQGAKELIDRVKRELDES; encoded by the coding sequence GTGAGAAAAATAATAATCGGTTCAAGAAGAAGTAAACTAGCGTTAACACAAACAAATTGGGTGGCAGATCAATTAAAAAAATTAGGCGTACCTTTTGAATTTGAAGTGAAAGAGATTGTGACAAAAGGCGATAAAATCTTAGATGTCACTTTATCAAAAGTTGGCGGAAAAGGTCTTTTTGTAAAAGAAATCGAACAAGCCCTATTAAATAAAGAAATTGATATGGCTGTACATAGTATGAAAGATATGCCTGCAATCCTTCCACAGGGACTTACAATTGGCTGTATTCCACCGCGAGAAGACTATAGAGACGTCATTATATCAAAAGGGCATATGACATTAAGGGATCTTCCTAAAGGTGCTAAAGTTGGAACAAGCAGTTTACGCCGAAGTGCCCAAATTCTTGCTGAATGTCCTGATTTAGATATTAAATGGATTCGAGGTAATATCGATACTCGATTGCAAAAGTTGGAAAGTGAAGATTATGATGCCATCGTTTTGGCAGCAGCAGGACTTTCACGCATGGGCTGGAGCAGTGATGTCGTGACAGAATACTTGGAACCGCAAATTTGTCTACCTGCTGTCGGCCAAGGTGCATTAGCGATTGAATGTCGCGAAGATGACAAAGAACTATTAGAACAATTAGCTAAGTTAACTTGTGAAGAAACAAAAGAAACAGTGACTGCGGAAAGAGCATTCCTTCATAAAATGGAAGGCGGCTGCCAAGTGCCAATAGCAGGTTTTGCTAAATTAACTGATGATAAACAAATCTCATTAACAGCGTTAGTTGCTGATCCAAATGGGAAACAGATTTTTAAAGAAACAGTCATTGGAAAAGATCCGATGATCGTTGGTGAGCAAGCAGCTGATTTGCTGACACAACAAGGTGCAAAAGAACTAATTGATCGTGTTAAGCGGGAGTTAGATGAATCATGA
- a CDS encoding uroporphyrinogen-III synthase, with the protein MIEHLPLDGKKRHLPLDGKKEHLPLDGKKGHLPLDGKHVLVTRGGEKGKKLAGEIIDLGGVSYVTPLIDFQENEDSNAQTYVEKLHEYEWIIFTSQNGVDYFFKELNRLKPKLKLENLTNRIAAVGSKTKEAIEKYNIKVEFFPKQFSATDFIEEFIKEKEVAGPVLLPKGNLASKTIAKGLEEKRIHVDEWIIYQTFLPPKSVDKLVTIVNENELDYAMFTSPSSFHHFMNIVKDYSLQNKIQKIELVTIGDVTKKAVEEYGYKVVASPAIYTIECMLESLCKLQIAKEEPK; encoded by the coding sequence ATGATTGAACATTTGCCATTAGATGGCAAAAAAAGGCATTTACCATTAGATGGCAAAAAAGAGCATTTGCCATTGGATGGCAAAAAAGGGCATTTGCCATTAGATGGCAAACATGTGTTAGTTACACGTGGTGGGGAAAAAGGAAAAAAACTTGCCGGGGAAATTATTGATTTAGGTGGGGTTTCATATGTTACTCCTCTAATCGATTTCCAAGAAAATGAGGATTCGAATGCACAAACCTATGTGGAAAAATTGCATGAATACGAATGGATCATCTTTACAAGCCAAAATGGTGTTGATTATTTTTTCAAAGAGTTAAATAGATTGAAGCCAAAACTTAAACTTGAAAACCTGACAAATCGTATTGCTGCTGTTGGAAGTAAAACGAAAGAGGCAATTGAAAAATACAATATAAAGGTAGAGTTTTTTCCAAAACAATTCAGTGCTACTGATTTTATTGAGGAATTTATAAAAGAAAAGGAAGTAGCTGGTCCCGTTTTGCTTCCAAAAGGAAATCTAGCAAGCAAAACGATTGCAAAGGGTTTAGAAGAAAAACGAATCCATGTAGATGAATGGATTATTTATCAAACCTTCTTGCCGCCGAAAAGCGTTGATAAACTAGTCACAATCGTGAACGAAAATGAATTGGATTACGCAATGTTTACTAGTCCGTCTTCATTTCATCATTTTATGAACATCGTCAAAGACTATTCTTTGCAAAATAAAATACAAAAAATTGAGTTAGTTACAATTGGTGATGTAACGAAGAAAGCAGTAGAGGAATATGGATATAAGGTTGTAGCTAGTCCTGCAATCTATACGATTGAATGTATGCTTGAAAGCTTGTGCAAGCTACAGATCGCGAAGGAGGAACCAAAATGA